A genomic stretch from Thermithiobacillus tepidarius DSM 3134 includes:
- the thiD gene encoding bifunctional hydroxymethylpyrimidine kinase/phosphomethylpyrimidine kinase codes for MNETSSVYPAVLTIAGFDPSGGAGIQADLLTFASMGAHGCAAVTAVTVQDTANVKGYISLDPNDVAAQARSVLEDIPVQAIKLGMLGSVGVVEAVAVLLNDYPNLPVVLDPVLRAGGGGSLAEDGVLDAILNLLLPRSTLVTPNGIEARLLAPTADSLEACGHELMSLGADYVLITGGHEATPTLDNLLFHDQQLLERFSQERLPGNYHGSGCTLSAAATAALAHGLDVLNAVEEALAFTHQAIRFAYRPGLGQMVPDRLFWAREGFDAEEGLQ; via the coding sequence ATGAATGAAACCTCGTCCGTCTATCCCGCTGTTCTCACCATCGCCGGCTTCGACCCCTCGGGAGGCGCCGGCATCCAGGCGGACCTGCTCACCTTCGCCAGCATGGGTGCCCACGGCTGCGCGGCAGTGACCGCCGTCACCGTGCAGGATACGGCCAACGTCAAGGGCTACATCAGCCTGGATCCCAACGACGTGGCCGCGCAGGCACGTTCCGTGCTGGAGGACATCCCGGTCCAAGCCATCAAGCTCGGCATGCTGGGCAGCGTGGGCGTGGTGGAGGCCGTCGCCGTGCTGCTGAACGACTACCCCAATCTGCCGGTGGTGCTGGATCCCGTGCTGCGCGCGGGCGGCGGCGGCAGTCTCGCCGAAGACGGCGTGCTGGATGCCATTCTCAATCTGCTCCTGCCCCGCAGCACCCTGGTGACGCCCAACGGCATCGAAGCCCGCCTGCTGGCCCCCACCGCCGACAGTCTGGAGGCCTGCGGCCACGAGCTCATGTCCCTGGGCGCGGATTACGTGCTGATCACCGGCGGCCACGAGGCGACCCCGACCCTGGACAACCTGCTCTTCCACGATCAGCAGTTGCTGGAGCGCTTCAGCCAGGAACGCCTGCCCGGCAATTATCACGGCTCCGGCTGCACTTTGTCGGCGGCGGCGACGGCGGCGCTGGCCCACGGGCTCGACGTGCTGAATGCGGTGGAGGAGGCCCTGGCTTTCACCCACCAGGCCATCCGCTTCGCCTACCGTCCGGGTCTGGGGCAGATGGTCCCGGACCGCCTGTTCTGGGCACGGGAAGGCTTCGATGCCGAGGAAGGCCTGCAATGA
- a CDS encoding ComEA family DNA-binding protein: MGMRQLGSILLLLFTLGGPTWAAELLDINSADQSALEQLPGIGPAKAKAIIAYRQEHGSFASVETLDAVPGIGPKLMEKLRDQVRVAPAARTAPAPRTVAQAPAPRPTPARPAAIIQGQGQTRFFDAQGRPMRAPLPAKP, encoded by the coding sequence ATGGGCATGCGCCAGCTGGGCAGCATACTCTTGCTCCTGTTCACATTGGGTGGCCCGACATGGGCGGCAGAGCTGCTGGACATCAACTCCGCCGACCAAAGCGCACTGGAGCAGTTGCCGGGCATCGGCCCGGCCAAGGCCAAGGCCATCATCGCCTATCGCCAGGAGCACGGATCCTTCGCCAGCGTGGAAACGCTGGATGCCGTGCCCGGCATCGGCCCCAAGCTCATGGAGAAGCTGCGCGACCAAGTTCGCGTCGCTCCCGCCGCCAGGACTGCGCCCGCGCCTCGCACGGTGGCCCAGGCACCGGCTCCCCGCCCGACGCCCGCGCGACCGGCCGCCATTATCCAGGGGCAGGGCCAGACCCGCTTCTTCGATGCCCAGGGCCGACCCATGCGCGCGCCCTTGCCCGCCAAGCCCTGA
- a CDS encoding c-type cytochrome, which translates to MKKRLVFAAAAAMLMSAGAAQAAAGNAAAGQAASAACAACHGADGNSMAPTFPRLAGQVPEYIQKQLHNFKTHDRNDPDAGIMFGMAAPLDEAAIANLAAYFASQAPTKNPMPADAALVAKGKNIYNGGVAERNIPACAACHGPAGKGLAPLFPRLAGQHGMYVTNQLKYFKAGQRANDPAMMMRGVAKNMTDEEMQAVAAYLQSL; encoded by the coding sequence ATGAAGAAACGGTTGGTGTTTGCGGCGGCGGCCGCGATGCTCATGAGTGCTGGCGCGGCTCAAGCGGCCGCTGGGAATGCGGCGGCCGGCCAGGCGGCCTCGGCAGCCTGTGCGGCCTGCCACGGTGCCGACGGCAACAGCATGGCCCCCACCTTCCCGCGTCTGGCCGGCCAGGTGCCCGAGTACATCCAGAAGCAGCTGCACAATTTCAAGACCCATGACCGCAACGATCCCGACGCGGGCATCATGTTCGGCATGGCCGCGCCCTTGGACGAGGCCGCCATCGCCAACCTGGCCGCCTACTTCGCCAGCCAGGCGCCGACCAAGAACCCCATGCCGGCCGACGCGGCGCTGGTCGCCAAGGGCAAGAACATCTACAATGGCGGCGTCGCCGAGCGCAACATCCCCGCCTGCGCCGCCTGCCACGGCCCGGCCGGCAAGGGCCTGGCGCCCCTCTTCCCGCGCCTGGCTGGCCAGCATGGCATGTACGTCACGAACCAGCTGAAGTACTTCAAGGCGGGCCAGCGTGCCAATGATCCGGCCATGATGATGCGCGGCGTGGCCAAGAACATGACCGACGAAGAAATGCAGGCGGTCGCCGCCTACCTGCAGTCCTTGTAA
- the hemL gene encoding glutamate-1-semialdehyde 2,1-aminomutase, translated as MRHEQSHALFQQAQAHIPGGVNSPVRAFRGVGGEPVFFERGEGAHLWDVDGNRYIDYVASWGPMINGHNHPDVVRAVQEQAARSLGFGAPTAIEVEMADTLCRLVPSMDKVRMVSSGTEATMSAIRLARGYTGRDKLVKFEGCYHGHADSLLVKAGSGALTLGVPTSPGVPADLAQHTINLPYNDLAAVEACFAQFGYDIAAIIVEPIAGNMNCVPPERGFLEGLRAICDHYESVLIFDEVMTGFRVALGGAQALYGVTPDLTTLGKVVGGGLPVGAFGGRAEIMDYIAPLGPVYQAGTLSGNPVAMAAGLANLRLLEQRGVYEDLAEKTLALSEGMQTLAEAAGIPFRINVVPGMFGWFFTDQPKVSRYEEVMASNVDRFRRFFHGMLERGVYLAPSAFEAGFVSTVHSTADIDATLAAAEAVFANLE; from the coding sequence ATGCGGCATGAGCAGTCCCACGCACTCTTTCAGCAGGCCCAAGCCCACATTCCGGGCGGGGTCAACTCCCCCGTGCGCGCCTTCCGGGGCGTCGGCGGCGAGCCGGTTTTTTTCGAGCGGGGCGAGGGCGCCCACCTGTGGGACGTGGACGGCAACCGCTACATCGATTACGTGGCCTCCTGGGGGCCGATGATCAACGGCCACAATCATCCCGACGTGGTGCGGGCGGTGCAGGAACAGGCCGCCAGGAGCCTGGGCTTCGGCGCCCCCACCGCCATCGAGGTGGAGATGGCCGATACCCTGTGCCGCCTGGTGCCGTCCATGGACAAGGTGCGCATGGTGTCCAGCGGCACCGAGGCGACCATGAGCGCCATCCGCCTGGCGCGCGGCTACACCGGGCGTGACAAGCTGGTCAAGTTCGAAGGCTGCTATCACGGCCACGCCGACAGCCTGCTCGTCAAGGCCGGCTCCGGCGCCCTGACCCTGGGCGTGCCCACCAGTCCCGGCGTGCCCGCCGACCTGGCGCAGCACACCATCAACCTGCCCTACAATGACTTGGCGGCCGTGGAAGCCTGCTTCGCCCAGTTCGGCTACGATATCGCCGCCATCATCGTCGAGCCCATCGCCGGCAACATGAACTGCGTGCCGCCCGAGCGCGGCTTCCTGGAGGGCCTGCGCGCCATCTGCGACCACTACGAAAGCGTGCTCATCTTCGACGAGGTGATGACCGGCTTTCGCGTCGCCCTGGGCGGCGCTCAGGCGCTCTACGGCGTCACGCCGGACCTGACCACCCTGGGCAAGGTGGTGGGCGGCGGCCTGCCCGTGGGCGCCTTCGGCGGCCGGGCGGAGATCATGGACTACATCGCCCCCCTCGGTCCCGTCTACCAGGCCGGCACCCTGTCCGGCAATCCGGTAGCCATGGCCGCCGGCCTCGCCAACCTGCGCCTGCTGGAACAACGGGGCGTCTACGAGGATTTGGCGGAAAAGACGCTGGCCCTGAGCGAAGGCATGCAGACCCTGGCGGAAGCGGCGGGCATTCCCTTCCGCATCAACGTGGTCCCCGGCATGTTCGGCTGGTTTTTCACCGACCAGCCCAAGGTCAGCCGCTACGAAGAGGTCATGGCCAGCAACGTGGACCGCTTCCGGCGCTTCTTCCACGGCATGCTGGAGCGCGGCGTCTACCTGGCCCCGAGCGCCTTCGAGGCGGGCTTCGTTTCCACTGTCCACAGCACGGCGGACATCGATGCCACCCTGGCCGCCGCCGAAGCCGTTTTTGCCAACCTAGAGTGA
- the ccsB gene encoding c-type cytochrome biogenesis protein CcsB — MATSQTQIFHQPGADFGQPKSFWRSLTWRDWTWFAILTVGIGGVFIKYGPGFDIFEHVILLITYVGMAGLGLRWRPMQALSLVVVAVTLFAIWLYAQGATPEQNFFLKFLISSQSAIMWMSALFVLATLTYMGFLASQSAFVGKNATALTWAAVAMGFIGLGVRWRETYLAHPDWGHIPVSNLYEVFILFCLITALLYLYYERRYATRSLGAFVMLIVSAAVGFLLWYTFDRQAQEIQPLVPALQSYWMKIHVPANFIGYGAFALSAMVGVAYLLRDRAERHGGFFARVLPEKEMLDDVMYKSIAVGFAFFTIATILGAMWAAEAWGGYWSWDPKETWALIVWLNYAGWLHARISKGWRGVPLAWWSLIGLLVVTFAFLGVNMFLSGLHSYGEL; from the coding sequence ATGGCGACTTCACAAACGCAGATTTTCCATCAGCCGGGCGCCGACTTCGGGCAGCCGAAATCCTTCTGGCGCAGCCTGACTTGGCGCGACTGGACCTGGTTCGCGATCCTGACGGTCGGCATCGGCGGCGTCTTCATCAAGTACGGTCCCGGCTTCGACATCTTCGAGCACGTCATCCTGCTCATCACCTATGTCGGCATGGCGGGCCTGGGACTGCGCTGGCGTCCCATGCAGGCCCTGTCGCTGGTGGTGGTCGCCGTCACCCTCTTCGCCATCTGGCTCTACGCCCAGGGCGCCACGCCGGAGCAGAACTTCTTTCTCAAGTTCCTGATCTCCAGCCAGTCGGCCATCATGTGGATGAGCGCGCTCTTCGTGCTGGCCACCCTTACTTACATGGGCTTCCTGGCGAGCCAGAGCGCTTTCGTCGGCAAGAACGCCACCGCGCTCACCTGGGCGGCGGTGGCCATGGGCTTCATCGGCCTGGGCGTGCGCTGGCGCGAAACCTATCTGGCCCACCCGGATTGGGGCCACATTCCGGTCAGCAACCTCTACGAGGTCTTCATCCTTTTCTGCCTGATCACCGCGCTGCTCTACCTCTATTACGAACGGCGCTACGCAACCCGCAGCCTGGGCGCCTTCGTCATGCTGATCGTCAGCGCGGCGGTGGGCTTCCTGCTGTGGTACACCTTCGACCGCCAGGCCCAGGAAATCCAGCCGCTGGTGCCGGCGCTGCAAAGCTACTGGATGAAGATCCACGTGCCGGCCAACTTCATCGGCTATGGCGCTTTCGCCCTATCCGCCATGGTGGGCGTGGCCTACCTGTTGCGTGATCGCGCCGAGCGCCACGGCGGCTTCTTCGCCCGCGTGCTGCCGGAGAAGGAAATGCTGGACGACGTGATGTACAAGTCCATCGCCGTCGGCTTCGCCTTCTTCACCATCGCCACCATTCTGGGCGCCATGTGGGCGGCGGAGGCCTGGGGCGGCTACTGGTCCTGGGACCCCAAGGAGACCTGGGCCCTGATCGTGTGGCTGAACTACGCCGGCTGGCTGCACGCGCGCATCAGCAAGGGCTGGCGCGGGGTGCCGCTGGCCTGGTGGTCGCTGATCGGCCTGCTGGTGGTGACCTTCGCCTTCCTGGGAGTGAACATGTTCCTGTCGGGCTTGCATTCTTACGGGGAGTTGTAA
- a CDS encoding M48 family metallopeptidase: MIPTNVRKALLGAMLGASLLSACATAPVTGRQQLMLVSESDVVRMGSLAYRQELSQSRLNSNPQQVAQVRRVGQRIAQVANRPDYQWEFNVIDEPQSINAFALPGGKVAVYSGLLNLGLSDDELAAVIGHEVGHAIAQHSRERVSQQVGFDLALSVLAGGRVSPQTAQLINTAFGIGVGLPFERRQESEADLIGLDLMARAGYDPRAALSFWQKMMQATRGAGRPPELLSSHPSDQRRIRTIQAEIPRFMPIYERAKRASR, from the coding sequence ATGATTCCTACAAACGTGCGCAAGGCTTTGCTTGGTGCCATGCTGGGGGCCAGCCTCCTGAGCGCCTGCGCGACGGCGCCGGTCACCGGCCGCCAGCAGCTCATGCTCGTTTCCGAGTCCGACGTGGTGCGCATGGGCTCCCTGGCCTACCGCCAGGAACTGAGCCAATCGCGCCTCAACAGCAATCCCCAGCAGGTGGCGCAGGTGCGGCGGGTGGGCCAGCGCATCGCCCAAGTCGCCAATCGTCCCGACTACCAGTGGGAATTCAACGTCATCGACGAGCCCCAAAGCATCAACGCCTTCGCCCTGCCTGGCGGCAAGGTGGCGGTCTATTCCGGCCTGCTCAACCTCGGCTTGAGCGATGACGAGCTGGCCGCCGTCATCGGCCACGAAGTCGGCCACGCCATCGCCCAGCACAGCCGCGAGCGCGTGTCCCAGCAGGTGGGCTTCGACCTGGCCCTGTCGGTGCTGGCCGGCGGGCGCGTCAGCCCCCAGACGGCGCAACTGATCAACACCGCTTTCGGCATCGGCGTGGGCCTGCCCTTCGAACGCCGCCAGGAATCCGAAGCCGATCTCATTGGCCTGGACCTGATGGCCCGCGCCGGCTACGACCCGCGCGCCGCCCTGAGCTTCTGGCAGAAGATGATGCAGGCCACCCGCGGCGCGGGCCGGCCGCCGGAGCTGCTGTCCAGCCATCCCTCGGACCAGCGCCGCATCCGCACCATTCAGGCCGAGATTCCCCGCTTCATGCCCATATACGAGAGAGCCAAGCGGGCAAGCCGCTAG
- the yihA gene encoding ribosome biogenesis GTP-binding protein YihA/YsxC, whose amino-acid sequence MSQDPSFRLPLLRRAAYRLNVASPAQLPPDEGYEVAFAGRSNVGKSSAINAIVDQKGLARTSSQPGRTQHLVFFDLDAERRLVDLPGYGYARAPEAVRRQWSGLIERYLQHRQCLRGIILVMDIRHPFTDFDRMMLDWAAAIERPVHVLLNKADKLSRGAGLQVLARLRRDHGTQQCSIQLFSAAHKMGIDEAHRKLGEWLEIPSD is encoded by the coding sequence ATGTCCCAAGACCCGTCCTTCCGCCTGCCGCTCCTGCGCCGAGCCGCTTACCGCCTCAACGTGGCCAGCCCGGCGCAACTGCCGCCCGACGAGGGCTACGAGGTCGCCTTCGCGGGACGCTCCAACGTGGGCAAATCCAGTGCCATCAACGCCATCGTCGATCAGAAGGGATTGGCCCGCACCAGCAGCCAACCCGGGCGCACCCAGCACCTGGTCTTCTTCGATCTCGATGCCGAGCGTCGCCTGGTCGATCTGCCGGGCTACGGCTACGCCCGTGCGCCCGAGGCGGTCCGCCGCCAATGGAGCGGGCTGATCGAGCGCTATCTGCAGCATCGCCAGTGCCTGCGCGGCATCATCCTGGTCATGGACATCCGCCACCCGTTCACGGATTTCGATCGGATGATGCTGGACTGGGCGGCGGCCATCGAGCGGCCGGTGCACGTCCTGCTCAACAAGGCGGACAAGCTGAGCCGGGGCGCGGGCCTGCAGGTGCTGGCCCGCCTGCGCCGCGACCATGGGACCCAGCAGTGCTCCATACAGCTCTTTTCCGCCGCGCACAAGATGGGCATCGACGAGGCGCACCGCAAACTGGGAGAGTGGCTGGAGATCCCCTCCGACTAA
- a CDS encoding cytochrome c biogenesis protein ResB, giving the protein MSNAAPLSNPPRVERSTGRLLIQFLGSMSLAVTLLVALAIASVIGTILKQNQPYQDYIIKFGAYWFEVFKALSLFDVYHSWWFLGILTFLVVSTSTCLIRQTPGMLREMRELRVRVHEKALLAFKAQRALHSGLPVAETAARAAQVLQEAGYKTREETEEGGIARVAGHKGALNRVGYILTHLAIIIICIGGLMDGNLPIQLDILRGELQPEKDFSKPVSQIPAKSWLNPSNPSFRGNVSIPEGDSSGVIFLQVGDGYLVQDLGFRVYVKRFHIEHYSTGMPKTFASDVVIYDQDKPVKEATITVNHPLIYKGVAIYQASFSDGGSLLRMQGHFLNSPDGQPVPMQGRVGEVLKSRDGQYQIELKNFSMFNIVPADEASAQAKGRERKMMNLGPSFDYIVRDATGKGREFQTYMVPFVREGHSYFVQGVRLELDQPFRYLFLPVGPDGSLDLFTRYFAEVRKRAAANSNLAPEDLFVSSFQELVKAEAPGMSQEDQTWFFQAAIEAMLQLREYPTPFILSLDSFEQRQATGLQMTRSPGKNVVYFGSVMLVIGIFILFYLPHRKVWVRVRRTEDGGTEALVAGTSNRNALDFEKAFASLAERIAGRLERSS; this is encoded by the coding sequence TTGTCTAACGCCGCCCCCCTGTCCAATCCCCCCCGCGTTGAGCGCAGCACGGGGCGTCTGCTGATCCAGTTCCTGGGCTCCATGAGCCTGGCGGTCACGCTGCTGGTGGCGCTGGCCATCGCTTCGGTGATCGGCACCATTCTCAAGCAGAACCAGCCCTATCAGGATTACATCATCAAGTTCGGCGCCTACTGGTTCGAGGTGTTCAAAGCCCTCAGCCTGTTCGACGTCTATCACAGCTGGTGGTTCCTCGGCATCCTCACCTTCCTGGTGGTGTCCACCAGCACCTGCCTGATCCGGCAGACGCCGGGCATGCTGCGCGAGATGCGCGAGCTGCGCGTGCGCGTGCACGAAAAGGCGCTGCTGGCGTTCAAGGCGCAACGGGCGCTGCACAGCGGACTGCCGGTCGCGGAGACGGCGGCGCGGGCGGCGCAGGTGCTGCAGGAAGCCGGCTACAAAACCCGCGAGGAAACGGAGGAGGGCGGCATCGCCCGCGTGGCGGGACACAAGGGCGCGCTGAACCGAGTGGGCTACATTCTCACCCACTTGGCCATCATCATCATCTGCATCGGCGGCCTCATGGACGGCAACCTGCCCATCCAACTGGACATCCTGCGGGGCGAGCTGCAGCCGGAGAAGGATTTCAGCAAACCGGTTTCCCAGATCCCGGCCAAGAGCTGGCTGAACCCATCCAATCCATCCTTCCGCGGCAACGTTAGCATCCCCGAGGGGGATTCCTCGGGCGTGATCTTCCTGCAGGTGGGAGATGGTTATCTGGTGCAGGACCTGGGTTTCCGGGTCTACGTGAAGCGCTTCCACATCGAGCATTACTCCACCGGCATGCCCAAGACCTTCGCCAGCGATGTGGTGATCTACGACCAGGACAAGCCGGTCAAGGAAGCCACCATCACGGTGAACCACCCGTTGATCTACAAGGGCGTGGCCATCTACCAGGCCAGCTTCTCCGATGGCGGTTCGCTGCTGCGCATGCAGGGCCACTTCCTGAACAGTCCCGACGGCCAGCCCGTGCCCATGCAGGGGCGGGTGGGCGAAGTGCTCAAGTCCCGGGACGGCCAGTACCAGATCGAGCTGAAGAACTTCTCCATGTTCAACATCGTGCCGGCGGATGAGGCGAGCGCCCAGGCCAAGGGCCGCGAGCGCAAGATGATGAATCTCGGCCCCAGCTTCGACTACATCGTGCGCGACGCCACCGGCAAGGGTCGCGAGTTCCAGACCTACATGGTGCCTTTCGTGCGCGAGGGCCACAGTTACTTCGTCCAAGGCGTGCGCTTGGAGCTGGACCAGCCCTTCCGCTATCTCTTCCTGCCCGTGGGTCCGGATGGTTCGCTGGATCTCTTCACCCGCTATTTCGCCGAAGTGCGCAAGCGCGCGGCCGCCAACAGCAACCTGGCTCCGGAGGATCTCTTCGTAAGCAGCTTCCAGGAATTGGTCAAGGCGGAGGCGCCCGGGATGAGCCAGGAAGACCAGACCTGGTTTTTCCAGGCGGCCATCGAGGCGATGCTGCAGCTGCGCGAATATCCGACGCCTTTCATTCTCAGCCTGGACAGCTTCGAGCAACGGCAGGCCACCGGTTTGCAAATGACCCGGTCGCCCGGTAAAAATGTGGTGTATTTCGGGTCCGTCATGCTGGTGATCGGCATCTTCATCCTCTTTTATCTGCCGCATCGCAAGGTCTGGGTGCGCGTGCGCCGGACGGAGGACGGCGGCACCGAGGCCTTGGTGGCCGGCACCTCCAACCGCAATGCCCTGGATTTCGAGAAGGCGTTTGCCAGCCTGGCGGAGCGCATAGCGGGGCGCCTGGAGCGGAGCTCTTAG
- a CDS encoding SDR family oxidoreductase: MPAFSQSSRVFITGAGSGIGQALALAYAGPGVQLGLLGRDAGRLQATAEQIRARGAQAWRRSADVRDAAAVRVAAEDFMAWAGVPQVLIANAGISIGTLTQHPEDLTVFREIMETNWLGTVHTFGAFLPAMLAAGEGRLAGIASVAGFRGLPGAGAYSAPKAATQIYLESLRLELAGTGLTVSTICPGYVDTPMTRINPYPMPWLMQPEDAAGRIRRAIDHGRPLLVLPRPMAWVGRVLRLLPVAWYDRLFRHAPRKPRRLSDGPPQREAD, encoded by the coding sequence ATGCCAGCCTTTTCCCAAAGTTCGAGAGTCTTCATTACCGGCGCCGGCAGCGGCATCGGCCAGGCCCTGGCGCTGGCCTACGCCGGGCCGGGCGTACAGCTGGGCCTGCTCGGCCGCGACGCCGGGCGCCTGCAGGCCACTGCCGAGCAGATCCGCGCGCGCGGCGCCCAGGCCTGGCGCCGAAGCGCGGACGTGCGCGACGCCGCCGCGGTGCGCGTGGCTGCCGAGGACTTCATGGCTTGGGCCGGAGTACCGCAGGTACTGATCGCCAATGCCGGCATCAGCATCGGCACCCTGACCCAGCATCCGGAGGATCTGACGGTCTTCCGGGAAATCATGGAAACCAACTGGCTCGGCACGGTGCACACCTTCGGCGCCTTCCTGCCTGCCATGCTGGCCGCCGGCGAAGGCCGGCTGGCCGGCATCGCCAGCGTGGCCGGTTTCCGCGGCCTGCCCGGCGCCGGCGCCTACTCCGCCCCCAAGGCCGCCACGCAGATCTATCTGGAAAGCCTGCGCCTGGAGCTGGCCGGCACCGGTCTCACCGTCAGCACCATCTGCCCGGGCTACGTGGACACGCCCATGACGCGGATCAATCCCTATCCCATGCCTTGGCTGATGCAGCCCGAGGATGCCGCCGGGCGCATCCGGCGCGCCATCGACCACGGCCGGCCGCTGCTCGTCCTGCCGCGCCCCATGGCTTGGGTCGGGCGGGTCCTGCGCCTCCTGCCCGTGGCTTGGTATGATCGCCTGTTCCGCCATGCCCCGCGCAAGCCGCGCCGCCTGTCCGACGGCCCTCCTCAGCGGGAGGCCGACTGA
- the thiE gene encoding thiamine phosphate synthase, whose product MSERRARAHALIRGLYAITDAALMPPPAFAARAEAALRGGAQVLQYRDKSNDHDRRGREAVGLLSLCRQYGATLVINDDVHLARNIGAPAVHIGQGDTSVQEARALLGPEIIIGVTCHNSLELAIAAQLAGADYVAFGAFHPSPSKPDTVLATPDLLRAAKKQLSLPVVAIGGITPQTGSFLLRAGADALAVISGVFAAPDVEAAARRYARLFG is encoded by the coding sequence ATGTCTGAGCGCCGCGCTCGCGCCCATGCCCTCATTCGCGGTCTCTACGCCATCACCGACGCGGCCTTGATGCCGCCTCCGGCCTTCGCGGCACGTGCGGAGGCGGCGCTGCGCGGCGGTGCGCAGGTACTGCAGTACCGGGACAAGAGCAACGATCACGACCGGCGCGGCCGAGAGGCCGTCGGTCTGCTGTCCCTCTGCCGTCAGTACGGCGCGACCCTGGTCATCAACGACGACGTGCACCTGGCCCGCAATATCGGCGCGCCGGCGGTGCACATCGGTCAAGGCGACACGAGCGTGCAGGAGGCCCGCGCATTGCTGGGGCCCGAGATCATCATCGGCGTGACCTGCCACAACAGCCTGGAACTGGCCATCGCCGCGCAGTTGGCGGGCGCCGACTACGTGGCCTTCGGCGCCTTCCACCCCTCCCCCAGCAAGCCGGACACCGTGCTGGCGACCCCGGACCTGCTGCGCGCCGCCAAAAAACAGCTGTCGCTGCCGGTGGTCGCCATCGGCGGCATCACGCCGCAGACCGGCAGCTTCCTGCTGCGCGCCGGGGCGGATGCCTTGGCGGTGATCAGCGGCGTGTTCGCGGCGCCGGACGTGGAGGCGGCCGCGCGCCGCTACGCCCGCCTCTTCGGCTGA
- a CDS encoding HIT family protein, whose protein sequence is MTTIFTRIVRGEIPAQKLMEDDRYLAFLDVRPVTPGHALVIPKKEHDYIFTLDDETLAGLLPFAKRVVPALERVTGCLRVGVMVAGLEVPHTHVHLIPMNAVSDLNFARAHPASSEELAAMGDKIRAALAAG, encoded by the coding sequence ATGACGACCATCTTTACCCGCATCGTCCGAGGCGAGATTCCTGCCCAGAAACTGATGGAAGATGATCGTTATCTGGCCTTTCTGGATGTGCGGCCGGTCACGCCAGGCCACGCCCTCGTGATTCCCAAGAAGGAACACGACTACATCTTCACCCTCGACGATGAAACCTTGGCCGGCCTCCTGCCCTTCGCCAAGCGCGTGGTGCCCGCCTTGGAGCGGGTCACCGGTTGCCTGCGTGTGGGCGTCATGGTCGCCGGCCTGGAAGTGCCGCACACCCACGTGCACCTCATCCCCATGAACGCAGTCAGCGATCTGAACTTTGCCCGGGCGCACCCGGCCTCCTCCGAAGAGCTGGCCGCGATGGGCGACAAGATCCGCGCCGCTCTGGCTGCAGGCTGA
- a CDS encoding bis(5'-nucleosyl)-tetraphosphatase — protein MPRADPCARPCPPSPEPGPASAVQVKVRSAGVVVLRRDPAGWCCLILRAYRNWDFPKGVVESGEDPLQAAVREVAEETGITDLSFRWGLDCRETAPYGHGKVARLYIAETRQAAVQLSINPRLGRPEHHEYRWASFAEARALLPARLAEILEWVRTAVKS, from the coding sequence ATGCCCAGGGCCGACCCATGCGCGCGCCCTTGCCCGCCAAGCCCTGAGCCGGGCCCGGCATCCGCCGTACAAGTCAAAGTCCGCTCCGCCGGCGTCGTCGTCCTGCGGCGTGATCCTGCCGGCTGGTGTTGCCTCATTCTGCGCGCCTACCGCAACTGGGACTTTCCCAAGGGGGTGGTGGAGTCCGGCGAGGATCCGCTGCAAGCCGCCGTCCGCGAGGTGGCCGAAGAAACCGGCATCACCGATCTCTCCTTCCGCTGGGGCCTGGATTGCCGGGAAACTGCCCCTTACGGCCACGGCAAGGTGGCGCGCCTCTACATCGCCGAAACGCGGCAAGCGGCAGTGCAACTGTCCATCAACCCCCGACTCGGCCGCCCCGAGCATCACGAATACCGTTGGGCGAGCTTCGCGGAGGCACGGGCGCTGCTGCCGGCGCGGCTGGCGGAAATCCTGGAGTGGGTGCGGACCGCCGTCAAATCTTAG